The following proteins come from a genomic window of Coregonus clupeaformis isolate EN_2021a chromosome 2, ASM2061545v1, whole genome shotgun sequence:
- the LOC121536098 gene encoding gamma-crystallin M2-like, whose protein sequence is MGKIIFYEDRNFQGRHYECSSDCAEMHNHFSRCNSIKVESGCWVAYEKPNYAGYQYMLNKGEYPDYQRWAGFNDCIRSCRMVPPYRGNYRMKIYERSDFKGQNMEVMEDCPDLHERFHSRDISSANVMEGYWILHEHPQYRGRQYFLRPGEYRRHSEWGSSSPTIGSLRRVTETP, encoded by the exons ATAATCTTCTACGAGGACAGGAATTTCCAGGGCCGCCACTATGAGTGCAGCAGCGACTGTGCTGAGATGCACAACCACTTCAGCCGCTGTAACTCCATAAAGGTGGAAAGTGGTTGTTGGGTGGCCTACGAGAAGCCCAACTACGCTGGCTACCAGTACATGCTGAACAAGGGCGAGTACCCCGACTACCAGCGCTGGGCTGGCTTCAACGACTGCATCCGCTCCTGCCGTATGGTGCCCCCT TATCGTGGAAACTACAGGATGAAGATCTACGAGCGCTCTGACTTCAAGGGTCAGaacatggaggtgatggaggACTGCCCCGACCTTCATGAGCGCTTCCACAGCCGTGACATCTCCTCCGCCAACGTCATGGAGGGTTACTGGATCCTCCACGAGCACCCCCAGTACAGGGGTCGTCAGTACTTCCTTCGCCCTGGCGAGTACAGGAGGCACAGTGAGTGGGGAAGCTCCAGCCCCACCATCGGCTCTCTGAGACGGGTCACCGAGACCCCCTGA